CACGGTCCTGTTCCTGGTCGCCGGGTTCCTCCTCGGCCACGGCATGCTCAGCGTCATCACCCTGCAACCCGGCGACCCCGCCGTGTCCACCCTGTCCGAAATCGCCCTCTTCACGGTCCTGTTCACCGACGGGCAACTCATCGGGATCAAAGACCTCCGAGGCGCCTACCGGCTCCCCGGACGGGCACTGCTGTTCGGGATGCCGCTGACCTTCGGTGTGAGTGCCGTGCTTGGCGTGTTCGTGGCTAGTTTGTCGTGGCCGGAAGCGTTCCTGGTCGCGGCCGTGTTGGCGCCGACGGATCCGGTGTTCGCGTCCGCGATCGTCGGCCGGGTCGAGATCCCCTACCGCCTCCGGCACCTGCTCAGTGTCGAATCCGGATTCAACGACGGCCTCGCCCTCCCCGTGGTCCTGATCCTGATCGCCTCTAGCGGTGGCCCCACCGTTGATCTCCCGACCCTGATCATCGACCTCGCCGCCGGCATCGGAATCGGCGTCGGTGTCCCCGTCGCGGTCCGCCTGCTGGCGGCGTTGCCGTTCTTCGGCGCCACCAAGCTCTACACAGTGCTGGCGCCAGTGGCAACAGGACTTTTGGTTTTCGGGGTGACCGCGGCCACGGGCGCGAACCCGTATCTTGCCGCGTTCAGTGCGGGGATCACGATCGCTAGCGTCGCACCCGAAGCCCGCGACGCATTTAGAGAGTTCGGGGAGATCATTAGCGAACTCGTGAAACTGTTCGCCATCTTGATCTTCGGCGCCCTCATCACCCCCACGATCCTCGCGGACGTGCCCATCAGCGGCTACCTCTTCGCCGTGTTGTTGCTGATCGTTGCCCGCCCGATCGGTGTCGAGCTCGCCCTGCTGCGGAGTGAGCTCGGATGGCAGGAACGCCTCACCGCCTCCTGGTTCGGACCGAAAGGATTCGCCTCCGTCCTCTACGGGCTCCTCGTCCTTGAAAGCGGCGCCGTGCACTCGGCGGCGTTGTTCCACCTGATCGTGATCGCGATCGCTGTCTCCATCGTGGCGCACTCGTCCACTGACGTCCCGATCGCGGCGGCGTTCTCTCGGATGGAGAAAGAACTGCCCGCTACGACGAAGCCCCAACGGATTGACTCCGCTTGATCTTGAGAAGCAGAGAAAGCTATTCGTTGCTCGAGGACGACGACTCGGTTGTGGTCGATTCCGTGTGCGTCGTGGTGGTCGTTTTCTTCGTCGTGTCCCCGTCTTGGGTGTGAGTGGTGGCCTCTGTCGTTGTATTTTCGTCGTCGCTCATGGGTGCACCGTACTCGGAAGGCATCGGACGTCGCTCGCGCCGCTGAGAACGGAGCCGGTGTCTTCGTTGGCCTCGTAGGAGAGCAAAACCCTGACGGTTTTTGTCGCAACTTGGGAAGACTGCAGACGGCCACAGGTTGGTAGCCACCGGTCACTCAAGGTCCGCTGCGGCCGCCGACTCGCTCGTGGGGTGCCGGACGGTTGCGGAGCTGTTCGCCGTCGTGGATGACGTCGGCTTTCTGCTGCTCGCGCTTTCGGATGCCCCTGTCATCGCGCAAGGGAAGCTGAAGGTTTTTTTCGGAGGGCAGTCCCTCTCGGAGTTGCCTTGCCCTTAAGGTTTCGGTGTCGATTTCGGCGCCGAAGAGTACCGCGAGGTTCAGGATCCAGATCCACAACACCAACACGATGACCCCGCCGATGGTTCCGTAGGTTTTTTTTGTTGTAGTGAGAGAAGTTCGCAACGTAGAACGCGAACCCGGCCGACGCGACCGCCATCCCGGCGAGGGCGATGACTGCCCCGATACTCGTCCACCGGGCCTTCGGCGGAACCACGTTCGGGGTGACGCGATACAGCATCGCCAGGACCGCGATCCCGAGCGCCACCAGCAGCGGCCAGCGGAGAATGCCCCATACGATCACCGCCGTTTCGCCCAGACCGACGAGCTCCCCGAGGGTCTCTGCGATGGGTCCGGAGATGACGAGGACAACCCCCATGATGGCGATCACGATCAGCAAAGCAACCGTCACGGCCAACATGACGGGGGCGACGACCCAGAATGGGCGGCCCTCCTCGACCCGGTAGACCCGGTTCATCGCGCGGGAGAACGCGCGTACGTACCCGGACGCGGACCACAACGCTGCAAGAATTCCCACGAGGAGAGCGAAGCCCGCGCTGGGGGAGGCGATGAGCTGCTCAATGGGTTGTTGCAGCAACGCGACGGCAGTTGTTGGTGCGACGCTTTGGACGATGTTCAGAAGGGCCGTGGTCGTGGCCTTGGCCTGACCAACGACGCCAAGAAGGCCCACGATCGCTAGCAGCGCCGGGAAGACGGACAAGAGCGCGTGGTACGTGAGGACCGCGGCCAGGTCGGTGCATCGGTCCCACAAGAATTCCTGGGCGGCACGCCGAACAACATGCAACCAGATCCGTCTTTTCAGCTGTGAGAGCAAATCGGTGTCCGCCACGTGCTTGAGTGCTCTTTTCCCTTTGCCCCCGGCAGTATTACGCCGTGCGATGTCGCCGTTGTCCGTGCAACACCCGTGACGCGGACGAAGCAGTAATGCTCAGCGCGCCCGGGATGAGTGCGTGTCTTGGTGCCGCCCGAACATGAGTGGCGGGTGGTGGTCCTTGCTTCGAACCATGCCTTGGATGACCTCGTGTGGGAATGTTCTCATAACGTACTTTGTAGGCAGCCGCTAGGGGCGGCAGGATCGGCCTTCTCTGCGCAGGTAGAGCCAATCTCTTTTCGTTCTCTTCTTATCCTGGTGGTGACATATTGCTGGCGATCCATCCAGGTGACGACCGCAGCGTGGGGGCTGGTAAGGACCGCTATCAGCACGAGGTAGGTACCGAGGTTCATGGTACGGAGGGTCGCGGCAAGGCCGACGAGCAGTCCGATCGCGATCACGGTGATTGGCCATGCTTGCCGGAGGAATCGAGCTAATGGGCGTAGAAGCAAACCCTTTTGGAGGTCACGATGGGAATCCTGGTCGGTGAGTTCCAAGCGGAGAATGTGGCGGACAGAGTGCCAGAGCGTGAAGTAGAGACCGACCGCGAGCACTGGTGGGACGACGGCGAAAAAGGCGATCAAGACGATCATTTCGCTGATGTGGCGCCGCAGGGGCTGGTGTGAACGGTGGAGGATGAAGGTGGACGCCAGCGCCAGGACGAGGACAACGATTCCGGCACAGATGCGGATGCCGGGGGAAGTTAACGCGCCAAGCACGAGGGCATGATCCGTGCCTGTGGAGCGGGCCGTTTGGTTGATGACGTTTGCGTAGGAGGCGGGGTGGCAAGCGAGGGGCACCAGCATCGGGAGTGCCCCGCGAAGCGCGACGGTAATGCCGGAGCCGATTCGAGTGGGGGCGGCGTTGCCAAAGAAGTGATCGATGTAGAGATCTCCTTGTCCCCAGTGGAACCACGTCAGCAGGAGAAATAGTGCGAACCCGCATAACGGGTTCAGCGCCCAGATAGCTGCTGTTGCACCCCCGACAACCAGGTAGGTGATCACGATGACGGCGATCGA
This genomic stretch from Frondihabitans peucedani harbors:
- a CDS encoding cation:proton antiporter; this encodes MTAVLLAFAITLLIAILISGFANRTILSTTVLFLVAGFLLGHGMLSVITLQPGDPAVSTLSEIALFTVLFTDGQLIGIKDLRGAYRLPGRALLFGMPLTFGVSAVLGVFVASLSWPEAFLVAAVLAPTDPVFASAIVGRVEIPYRLRHLLSVESGFNDGLALPVVLILIASSGGPTVDLPTLIIDLAAGIGIGVGVPVAVRLLAALPFFGATKLYTVLAPVATGLLVFGVTAATGANPYLAAFSAGITIASVAPEARDAFREFGEIISELVKLFAILIFGALITPTILADVPISGYLFAVLLLIVARPIGVELALLRSELGWQERLTASWFGPKGFASVLYGLLVLESGAVHSAALFHLIVIAIAVSIVAHSSTDVPIAAAFSRMEKELPATTKPQRIDSA
- a CDS encoding Brp/Blh family beta-carotene 15,15'-dioxygenase; translation: MTVTLVLVTVTAAALALAGRPIPMAIQLIPFAISIVVFGLPHGALDHLVPARLRPGTRTWQSIAVIVITYLVVGGATAAIWALNPLCGFALFLLLTWFHWGQGDLYIDHFFGNAAPTRIGSGITVALRGALPMLVPLACHPASYANVINQTARSTGTDHALVLGALTSPGIRICAGIVVLVLALASTFILHRSHQPLRRHISEMIVLIAFFAVVPPVLAVGLYFTLWHSVRHILRLELTDQDSHRDLQKGLLLRPLARFLRQAWPITVIAIGLLVGLAATLRTMNLGTYLVLIAVLTSPHAAVVTWMDRQQYVTTRIRRERKEIGSTCAEKADPAAPSGCLQSTL